One part of the Syntrophomonadaceae bacterium genome encodes these proteins:
- the def gene encoding peptide deformylase codes for MAVYSIVKVGDPILREQAKPVKGASISLNRLLQNMADTMYEAKGVGLAAPQIGISKRIIVIDVGEGLLEIINPEVLEAKGEETETEGCLSVPGVIGKVARYSVMRVKGRDRNWQVVEITAQGLLARALQHEIDHLDGVLFIDKADNLEQTVEDALEE; via the coding sequence ATGGCGGTTTATAGTATTGTTAAGGTCGGCGACCCTATTTTGCGGGAACAGGCAAAACCGGTGAAAGGGGCTTCCATCTCGTTAAATCGGCTCTTGCAGAACATGGCGGACACCATGTATGAGGCAAAAGGAGTAGGCCTGGCTGCCCCCCAAATTGGGATATCCAAAAGAATAATTGTGATTGATGTGGGTGAAGGTCTCCTGGAGATAATAAACCCGGAGGTTTTAGAGGCAAAGGGAGAAGAAACAGAAACTGAGGGTTGTCTCAGTGTTCCGGGGGTCATCGGCAAAGTAGCGCGGTATTCCGTTATGCGGGTAAAAGGTCGTGACCGCAATTGGCAGGTGGTTGAGATAACGGCTCAAGGTCTTTTAGCCAGGGCTCTTCAGCATGAGATTGACCACCTTGACGGCGTCCTGTTTATTGACAAGGCCGATAATCTGGAGCAGACCGTAGAAGATGCCCTGGAGGAATAA
- the fmt gene encoding methionyl-tRNA formyltransferase — protein sequence MRLVFMGTPEFAVPSLNTLAAYCQVIAVVTQPDKPKGRRQKIVSPPVKNHALALGLPVLQPLKVKEPGFMQQLTELQPDLIITAAFGQILPGEMLVIPPFGSVNLHASLLPMYRGAAPIHRSVMNGDAVTGVTTMYMTEQLDAGDIILQAALPVMPEENTGQVHDTLAVLGARLLADTVRLIASGQAPRRAQEQDRVSYAPILKRVDEIICWDKPAGMVVNQIRGLNPWPGACTTWDGKEIKISRAALAEHRLGTGRFEGQPGQVADVVRNQGFVVIAGDGRGVMVLEVQPQGKGRMTAAEFVNGYPLAAGSLLGGACHNS from the coding sequence ATGCGCTTAGTATTTATGGGGACACCCGAATTTGCAGTGCCAAGTCTAAATACCCTGGCTGCCTATTGCCAGGTGATAGCAGTAGTTACCCAGCCTGATAAACCTAAAGGCCGGCGCCAGAAAATTGTTAGCCCTCCGGTGAAAAATCATGCATTGGCTCTCGGCTTGCCTGTTCTTCAGCCCTTAAAGGTGAAAGAACCAGGATTCATGCAACAGTTAACTGAACTGCAGCCAGACCTGATCATAACGGCTGCTTTTGGTCAGATTCTGCCTGGGGAAATGCTGGTCATTCCACCTTTTGGTTCTGTTAATCTGCATGCTTCTTTGCTCCCCATGTACCGGGGAGCGGCACCGATACACCGGTCGGTAATGAACGGTGATGCGGTTACAGGAGTAACCACTATGTATATGACTGAACAGCTGGATGCCGGTGACATTATCCTGCAAGCAGCACTGCCGGTGATGCCTGAGGAGAACACAGGGCAGGTTCATGATACCCTCGCGGTTTTAGGTGCCAGGCTCCTGGCGGATACAGTCCGTCTAATCGCCAGTGGTCAAGCCCCCCGGCGAGCACAGGAACAGGACCGGGTTTCCTATGCTCCCATCCTTAAGCGAGTTGATGAGATTATTTGCTGGGACAAGCCGGCCGGGATGGTGGTAAACCAGATCAGGGGCTTAAACCCCTGGCCTGGGGCTTGCACTACTTGGGATGGCAAAGAAATTAAGATCTCCAGGGCCGCCCTGGCTGAACACAGGTTGGGCACAGGCCGCTTTGAGGGGCAACCGGGGCAGGTTGCAGATGTGGTTAGAAACCAGGGATTTGTGGTAATAGCTGGCGATGGCAGGGGTGTTATGGTCCTGGAGGTTCAGCCTCAGGGTAAAGGACGGATGACAGCCGCTGAATTTGTAAACGGCTATCCCCTGGCAGCGGGAAGCCTTTTAGGAGGTGCTTGCCATAATAGTTAA
- a CDS encoding DUF116 domain-containing protein, producing the protein MGTLGWFLTVNRDQTWNRIALSILGGSILVLLAVVSIGVLGLILTLWRAKAYPNLQNTVLLATNILFPVALGLGQMIGIDKDRIKHSFVEVNNYLVKVRDVLAKPAQVLILAPHCLQHVDCQRKITMDVRNCARCGRCPIDDLLVIAENYGVSMVVVTGGTLARKFVSQAKPRAIVAIACERDLTSGIQDTNPLPVLGVLNIRPEGPCFNTGVNLAKVEDSLRFFLRSDIKVTRGQAAGLQ; encoded by the coding sequence ATGGGGACATTGGGGTGGTTTTTAACGGTTAATCGGGACCAAACCTGGAACCGTATAGCCTTAAGCATCCTTGGAGGGTCAATATTAGTGTTGCTGGCAGTGGTCAGCATTGGCGTGCTGGGGCTGATTCTCACTCTGTGGCGGGCGAAGGCGTACCCAAATCTGCAGAATACCGTGCTCCTGGCAACAAACATTTTGTTCCCGGTTGCTTTGGGGTTGGGGCAAATGATTGGCATCGATAAGGACCGGATCAAGCATTCATTTGTCGAAGTTAATAATTACCTGGTTAAGGTGCGGGATGTCCTGGCTAAACCTGCCCAGGTGCTGATTTTAGCTCCTCACTGCCTGCAGCATGTGGATTGCCAACGAAAAATCACCATGGATGTCCGAAATTGCGCCAGATGCGGCAGATGTCCCATTGATGATCTGTTAGTGATCGCTGAAAACTACGGGGTAAGCATGGTGGTTGTAACCGGCGGCACCTTGGCCAGAAAATTTGTTTCGCAAGCAAAGCCCAGGGCTATTGTGGCAATTGCCTGTGAGCGGGATTTGACCAGCGGGATTCAGGATACCAACCCGTTGCCAGTCCTGGGTGTGCTCAACATCCGGCCTGAAGGACCTTGTTTTAATACCGGAGTAAACCTTGCCAAAGTAGAAGATTCCCTGCGCTTTTTTCTGCGCAGCGATATCAAGGTAACAAGGGGACAAGCAGCAGGTTTACAATGA
- the priA gene encoding primosomal protein N' → MSGAEKAYASVVIDHNNLKFNRFYDYLVPTGLRPFVEVGSRVLVPFGSRLLEGYIVDLPEIPGTSKVLKEINQMIDKNPLLNKESIELARWMSDTYLCSMAAALRCQIPPSPRGRKQLIWQWTAREDAATKGLLEHIKELDPAAGDMANYLQQRESVAEGVLKRRFGMSAWQSLVNLLLAHGLVKRSIKMGQPRVSAKPLKVILTCDSLVALAASEEMRKKAPRLADALSLMAELTSCWLDDLADAGIARRQVDILVEKGWLKLEEALEMPSMDPEAACSGETVLNEAQEAALTQILSQLNKKEPGTFLLHGVTGSGKTEVYLEAIQRVLHDGRQAIVLVPEIALTPQTLARFQIRFPGLVGLLHSGMTTRERLDSWLKIKNGDTRVVVGTRSAVFAPCANLGLIVLDEEHETSYKQDVNPRYHAREVAQARAKGQQALVLLASATPSLETYLNCENQKYQLAIIQNRPWDRTMPAVKVIDLREEIKSGNHSVFSRELQAAIARRLLQGQQVILFLNRRGYAGFVSCRECGFVLRCPHCDVSLVAHQAGTQLSCHYCSFQRDMPSRCPECRSERIRAFGLGTERVEKEAFALFPTARLLRLDTDTTKTRGAHQSIVQQFARHEADILVGTQMVAKGLDFPLVTLVGVISADTTLNLPDFRAAERTFQLLLQVSGRSGRGNREGEVIVQTFSPHHPSIKAAASHNYLAFFRYESEQRRKYLYPPFASIIRLLLTGLQEEQLMTAAQRMYRLLVDVNRERMDIDILGPSPATIARLKNYYRWQIIVKGTSLETIRELVRKAVTAFLDTSAVKGVSVGVEVEPYSMF, encoded by the coding sequence TTGTCAGGCGCAGAAAAAGCCTATGCCAGTGTTGTGATTGACCACAACAATCTCAAATTTAACCGTTTTTATGACTACCTGGTCCCGACAGGCCTGCGGCCGTTCGTTGAAGTGGGCTCAAGGGTATTGGTCCCCTTCGGTTCTCGTTTGCTGGAAGGTTATATTGTTGATCTGCCAGAAATACCGGGGACAAGTAAGGTATTAAAAGAGATCAATCAGATGATTGATAAAAACCCTTTGTTAAACAAGGAGAGCATCGAACTGGCCAGGTGGATGAGCGATACCTATCTTTGCTCTATGGCTGCAGCTCTCCGTTGCCAGATCCCTCCCAGTCCCCGGGGCCGCAAACAGTTAATCTGGCAGTGGACAGCCAGAGAAGATGCTGCCACAAAGGGTCTATTGGAGCATATCAAAGAACTGGACCCTGCTGCGGGCGACATGGCCAATTACCTGCAGCAAAGGGAATCGGTCGCAGAAGGGGTTTTAAAACGACGGTTTGGCATGAGTGCCTGGCAGTCGCTGGTGAACCTGCTTTTAGCCCACGGGCTGGTTAAAAGATCTATAAAAATGGGTCAACCCCGGGTTAGTGCTAAACCTTTAAAGGTCATTCTAACCTGCGATAGTCTGGTAGCACTTGCTGCATCAGAGGAGATGCGAAAAAAGGCGCCCCGCTTGGCCGATGCCCTGTCTCTTATGGCTGAATTAACCTCCTGCTGGTTAGATGATCTGGCAGATGCGGGGATTGCCCGCCGGCAAGTAGATATTTTAGTAGAAAAGGGTTGGCTTAAGCTAGAAGAAGCTTTGGAAATGCCGTCGATGGATCCGGAAGCCGCCTGTAGTGGAGAAACTGTACTTAACGAAGCTCAGGAGGCAGCTTTAACCCAGATTCTTTCTCAGTTGAATAAAAAGGAACCTGGTACTTTTTTGCTTCATGGGGTTACCGGTAGCGGCAAAACCGAGGTATACCTGGAGGCTATTCAAAGAGTCCTGCATGACGGGCGCCAGGCGATTGTGCTGGTGCCGGAAATTGCCCTAACCCCTCAGACATTGGCACGTTTTCAAATACGCTTTCCCGGCTTAGTCGGGTTATTGCATAGCGGCATGACCACCAGGGAAAGGCTTGATTCATGGTTAAAAATAAAAAACGGAGATACTAGGGTAGTGGTGGGGACCAGGTCAGCTGTTTTTGCCCCTTGCGCTAACCTGGGCCTGATTGTTTTGGATGAGGAGCATGAAACCTCTTACAAACAGGATGTGAACCCAAGGTATCATGCCAGGGAGGTAGCTCAAGCCCGGGCGAAAGGTCAGCAAGCACTTGTGCTACTTGCCAGCGCTACTCCGTCCCTGGAGACCTACTTGAATTGCGAAAACCAAAAGTACCAGCTTGCAATTATTCAGAACAGGCCCTGGGACAGAACAATGCCGGCAGTAAAGGTAATTGACCTGCGGGAGGAAATAAAGTCTGGCAATCACAGCGTTTTCAGCAGGGAGCTGCAGGCTGCTATTGCCAGGCGGCTATTGCAGGGGCAACAGGTGATTCTGTTTCTTAATCGCCGTGGATACGCTGGTTTTGTCTCCTGCAGGGAGTGTGGATTTGTCCTGAGATGCCCACATTGCGATGTTTCTCTGGTTGCTCATCAAGCTGGCACCCAACTCAGCTGCCATTACTGCAGTTTCCAAAGAGACATGCCTTCTCGCTGCCCAGAGTGCAGGAGTGAGCGCATCAGGGCTTTTGGACTAGGTACCGAAAGGGTTGAAAAAGAAGCTTTTGCCCTTTTCCCCACAGCCAGATTGCTGCGGCTGGACACGGACACGACTAAAACCCGGGGAGCGCACCAAAGCATAGTGCAGCAGTTTGCCCGTCATGAAGCCGATATTCTGGTGGGAACCCAAATGGTGGCCAAGGGTTTGGATTTTCCCCTGGTCACTCTGGTAGGGGTAATTTCAGCGGATACAACCCTGAACCTGCCTGATTTCCGGGCTGCGGAAAGGACTTTCCAACTGCTCTTGCAGGTATCTGGCCGGTCAGGCAGAGGCAACAGAGAAGGAGAGGTTATTGTCCAAACCTTTTCTCCCCACCACCCTAGCATTAAAGCAGCCGCCAGCCATAATTACCTGGCTTTTTTCCGCTACGAGTCGGAACAGCGGCGGAAATACCTTTACCCTCCCTTTGCCAGCATCATCAGACTGCTGTTGACAGGTCTTCAGGAGGAACAACTGATGACAGCTGCCCAAAGAATGTATAGACTGTTAGTAGACGTAAATCGGGAAAGAATGGACATTGATATCCTTGGTCCCTCTCCGGCCACTATTGCTCGCTTAAAAAATTACTATAGATGGCAAATTATTGTTAAGGGCACCAGTCTTGAAACTATTAGAGAGCTTGTCAGAAAAGCAGTAACAGCGTTCTTGGATACTTCTGCCGTAAAAGGGGTATCAGTGGGGGTTGAAGTTGAACCATATAGCATGTTCTGA
- a CDS encoding zinc metallopeptidase, whose protein sequence is MFFWDPTMILLIPALIISLWAQAKVQSTFHKYLRVPAVSRLSGAAVARNLLNGNGAGHVKVEMTSGHLSDHYDPRTRTIRLSPEVFQGSSLAALGVAAHEAGHALQHEHGYFPLELRNNFAPVAQFGSNLAFPILFIGLILGYTNFAIWGVYLFAAVVLFQIITLPVEFNASQRAIALLESGGYLAKNEVQPTKRVLDAAALTYVAAAITAVLTLLRFMLLTRFFGGDDRN, encoded by the coding sequence ATGTTTTTCTGGGATCCTACCATGATCCTGCTAATCCCAGCTTTAATCATCTCGCTATGGGCTCAAGCCAAGGTGCAGTCGACATTCCACAAATACCTGCGGGTCCCTGCCGTCTCCAGGTTATCAGGTGCAGCAGTTGCGCGTAACCTCTTGAATGGGAACGGGGCAGGCCATGTCAAGGTTGAAATGACTTCCGGTCACCTATCGGATCATTATGACCCCAGGACCAGGACCATCAGATTATCGCCGGAGGTATTCCAAGGCAGTTCCTTGGCCGCCTTGGGTGTCGCCGCCCATGAAGCAGGTCACGCACTGCAGCATGAGCACGGTTATTTTCCGTTAGAACTGCGCAACAATTTTGCTCCGGTTGCCCAATTTGGTTCAAACCTGGCCTTTCCAATATTGTTTATCGGCCTGATTTTGGGTTATACTAACTTTGCTATTTGGGGTGTTTATCTGTTTGCCGCAGTAGTGTTGTTCCAGATTATCACCTTGCCGGTCGAATTTAATGCCAGCCAGCGGGCCATTGCTTTGCTGGAAAGCGGAGGATATCTGGCTAAGAACGAAGTGCAGCCGACTAAGCGAGTGCTTGATGCAGCTGCTTTGACTTATGTGGCTGCGGCCATCACTGCAGTGTTGACTCTGCTCCGCTTTATGTTATTAACCCGGTTCTTTGGTGGCGACGATAGAAATTGA